From one Pseudopipra pipra isolate bDixPip1 chromosome 2, bDixPip1.hap1, whole genome shotgun sequence genomic stretch:
- the RSPH1 gene encoding radial spoke head 1 homolog: protein MSDLGSEEQDEAGEGEAGVGEYDGDRNAEGERHGYGKARLPNGDTYEGEYERGLRSGRGTYRFKSGALYTGNYLQNKKHGKGIFFYPDGSKYSGDWVDDQRQGHGEYMYANGDTYTGEWFNHKRHGHGVYVYKDSGSKYVGRWVNGIQEGPAEIIHLNHRFVGRFFNGKPLGRGKYVFDFGCEQHGEYIKLEQEKGEEEEEEEEVPLPVEPTWKAIEITKLTPWTPKDEKPPSPREASLEAAAAAETGEEEMPPVAVTEESAEGGDVEPSAHEPSEGLNPAGDAGEEGEGRREEEANEVREDQETTDLGG from the exons ATGTCGGACCTGGGCTCCGAGGAGCAGGACGAGGCCGGGGAGGGCGAGGCCGGCGTGGGG GAATACGACGGCGATCGGAACGCCGAAGGGGAGCGGCACGGCTATGGGAAAGCTCGGCTGCCCAACGGAGACACGTACGAGGGGGAATACGAGCGTGGTTTGAGGAGCGGCCGA GGGACCTACAGGTTTAAGAGCGGTGCTCTCTACACTGGAAACTAccttcaaaacaaaaagcatgGCAAGGGTATCTTTTTTTATCCAGATGGATCAAAATATTCAG GAGACTGGGTGGACGACCAGAGACAGGGCCATGGAGAATATATGTATGCAAATGGAGACACCTACACTGGAGAGTGGTTTAACCACAAGAG GCATGGGCATGGTGTATATGTCTATAAAGACTCAGGATCTAAGTATGTTGGTCGTTGGGTAAATGGAATCCAGGAAGGACCAGCTGAAATTATCCACCTAAACCATAGGTTTGTAGGCAGGTTTTTCAACGGAAAG CCTTTAGGTCGTGGCAAGTACGTCTTTGATTTTGGATGTGAACAGCACGGTGAATACATAAAATTGGAGCAG gaaaaaggagaagaagaagaagaagaggaggaagtcCCATTACCTGTTGAACCAACATGGAAAGCAATAGAAATTACCAAATTAACACCCTGGACTCCCAAGGATGAAAAGCCCCCATCTCCCAGAGAAGCCTccctggaggcagcagcagcagcagaaactggAGAGGAGGAAATGCCACCAGTTGCAG TCACTGAGGAGTCTGCTGAGGGCGGGGATGTTGAGCCCTCTGCTCATGAACCCAGTGAAGGTTTGAACCCAGCAGGGGATGCAGGAGAGGAAGgtgagggaagaagagaggaggaAGCAAACGAAGTTCGGGAGGATCAAG